In a single window of the Litorilituus sediminis genome:
- the lipB gene encoding lipoyl(octanoyl) transferase LipB codes for MVIRQLNTTDYSLVWQAMKDFTDNRDDNTKDELWLVEHPPVFTQGQAGKEEHLLMPGDIPVVQVDRGGQVTYHGPGQQVIYFMINLRRKKIGVRQLVTLIENSIVAALADYNVAAYAKPDAPGVYVDEKKVASLGLRVRKGCSFHGLALNVNMDLSPFLRINPCGYAGLEMVQTADINGPQDTSSACDALVKHLLALLDITKVTYQSGLPKQE; via the coding sequence ATGGTTATTCGCCAATTAAATACCACTGACTATAGTCTGGTGTGGCAAGCAATGAAGGACTTTACTGATAACCGTGACGACAACACCAAAGATGAGCTTTGGTTAGTTGAGCACCCTCCCGTATTTACCCAAGGACAAGCAGGAAAAGAAGAGCACCTGCTGATGCCGGGTGATATACCAGTTGTGCAAGTCGACCGTGGCGGGCAAGTTACCTATCATGGCCCAGGCCAACAAGTTATCTATTTTATGATCAACCTTCGCCGAAAAAAAATTGGCGTAAGACAATTAGTTACTTTGATCGAAAACAGCATTGTCGCAGCATTAGCTGATTATAATGTTGCCGCTTATGCTAAGCCGGATGCGCCTGGCGTTTATGTAGATGAAAAGAAAGTCGCCTCATTAGGTTTGAGAGTACGTAAAGGCTGCTCTTTTCACGGTTTAGCATTAAACGTGAATATGGATTTATCACCTTTTTTACGCATTAACCCTTGTGGTTATGCTGGCCTAGAAATGGTTCAAACCGCTGATATTAACGGGCCTCAAGATACCTCTAGCGCATGTGATGCGTTAGTAAAACATTTACTTGCCTTGCTTGATATTACCAAAGTAACTTATCAAAGCGGGCTACCTAAGCAAGAGTAG
- a CDS encoding M2 family metallopeptidase, translated as MKKIKQTFKQTGIALVVATTLAACSHNSSSTQQNAELSQQDAQAFLNNVEKEMVALNLEGARAAWIYANFITEDTAALAAQADQKSTEAGVRFAMQAAKFDDVDVTPTQRRQLNILKQSLVLPAPQDSEKSAELAQIGAELGSMYGKGTYTTKAGEELSLVDMSAKMATSRDYNELLEMWTGWREVSPQMKDLYTRQAELTNEGAKGLGYKDLGAMWRSNYDMPADEFAKELDRLWGQVKPLYDDLHCYVRSELGKTYGEDKVPQDQPIPAHLLGNMWAQSWGNIYDIVAPENADPGYDVTKQLAKHNYDEIKMVEGAETFFTSLGFEPLPETFWTRSLFTKPADRDVICHASAWDLDAKDDIRIKMCIQKTGEEFNVIHHELGHNFYQRAYKDQPVFFQNSANDGFHEAIGDTIALSVTPKYLKEIGLIDSIPDESKDIGLLMKQALDKVAFIPFGLLVDQWRWKVFSGEVTPENYNTAWWELREKYQGVAAPVARDKDAFDPGAKYHVPGGVPYSRYFLAHIQQFEFHRALCEISGNTDPIHRCSIYNSKEAGKALNTMLEMGSSQPWQQAYKVVTGNEQMDASAILDYFAPLHTWLKDKNQGKQCGF; from the coding sequence ATGAAAAAAATTAAACAGACATTTAAACAAACTGGTATTGCCCTTGTTGTCGCCACAACATTAGCAGCATGTAGCCATAACAGTTCTTCAACACAGCAAAACGCAGAGCTAAGTCAGCAAGATGCACAAGCGTTCTTAAATAATGTGGAAAAGGAAATGGTGGCACTGAACCTAGAAGGAGCAAGAGCCGCTTGGATTTATGCTAACTTCATCACCGAAGACACCGCAGCACTCGCAGCACAAGCAGATCAAAAGTCTACCGAAGCTGGTGTTCGCTTTGCTATGCAAGCAGCAAAATTTGATGATGTTGATGTCACGCCTACTCAACGTCGTCAATTAAACATTTTAAAACAAAGTTTAGTTTTACCTGCACCACAAGACTCTGAAAAGTCTGCAGAGCTTGCGCAAATTGGCGCTGAATTAGGCAGCATGTACGGTAAAGGTACCTACACAACAAAAGCAGGTGAAGAGCTAAGTTTAGTAGATATGTCAGCTAAAATGGCAACATCGCGTGACTACAACGAACTACTAGAAATGTGGACTGGCTGGCGTGAAGTGAGCCCGCAAATGAAAGACCTTTATACTCGCCAAGCAGAGTTAACCAATGAAGGTGCCAAAGGTTTAGGCTATAAAGATTTAGGTGCAATGTGGCGTTCAAATTATGATATGCCAGCAGATGAATTTGCCAAAGAGCTAGATAGATTATGGGGTCAGGTAAAGCCATTGTACGATGACTTACATTGCTACGTGCGCTCTGAACTGGGTAAAACCTACGGTGAAGACAAAGTACCACAAGACCAACCTATTCCAGCTCACTTACTAGGTAATATGTGGGCACAGTCATGGGGCAATATCTACGATATCGTAGCACCTGAAAATGCTGATCCTGGTTATGATGTTACTAAGCAATTAGCAAAACATAACTATGATGAAATTAAAATGGTTGAAGGCGCTGAAACCTTCTTCACCTCACTTGGTTTTGAGCCACTACCAGAAACATTCTGGACGCGTTCATTATTTACCAAGCCAGCTGACCGTGACGTAATTTGTCATGCTTCTGCATGGGATTTAGATGCCAAAGACGATATTCGCATTAAAATGTGTATTCAAAAAACGGGCGAAGAATTTAATGTTATCCACCATGAATTAGGCCACAACTTTTACCAGCGCGCCTATAAAGATCAACCAGTGTTTTTCCAAAACAGTGCCAATGATGGTTTCCATGAAGCAATTGGCGATACCATCGCATTATCTGTAACGCCTAAATACTTAAAAGAAATTGGTCTCATTGATAGCATTCCAGATGAATCAAAAGATATTGGTTTATTAATGAAGCAAGCGCTTGATAAAGTTGCCTTTATTCCATTTGGTTTATTAGTTGATCAATGGCGTTGGAAAGTTTTCTCTGGTGAGGTTACACCTGAAAACTATAATACAGCTTGGTGGGAATTACGTGAGAAATATCAAGGTGTAGCAGCACCTGTTGCCCGTGATAAAGATGCCTTTGATCCAGGTGCAAAATATCACGTTCCTGGCGGTGTTCCATACTCTCGTTATTTCTTAGCGCACATTCAGCAATTTGAATTCCACCGTGCGCTTTGTGAAATTTCAGGCAATACCGATCCTATTCACCGTTGCTCAATTTACAATTCAAAAGAAGCGGGTAAAGCACTAAATACAATGCTTGAAATGGGTTCAAGCCAGCCTTGGCAACAAGCATACAAAGTAGTGACAGGTAATGAGCAAATGGACGCTAGTGCAATCTTAGACTATTTCGCACCATTACATACTTGGTTAAAAGATAAAAACCAAGGTAAACAATGTGGTTTTTAA
- the dsbB gene encoding disulfide bond formation protein DsbB encodes MNFLSNLTTTSKPWLLLALSALGLELCALFFQYAMDLAPCIMCVYQRLAIVAILLAGLIGAAGSNMLFTRVIAYALWGTGAIWGALIAIEHVEMQTNTNSLFFSCELVPNFPTWAPLHEWLPFLFEATGDCGEISWQFLGYSMPQWMIVVYALYSLVFITVFLNRLIVAKKP; translated from the coding sequence ATGAACTTTCTAAGTAACTTAACAACAACAAGTAAACCTTGGCTACTTCTTGCTTTGAGCGCACTAGGGCTTGAACTTTGCGCGCTTTTCTTCCAATACGCTATGGACTTAGCACCTTGCATCATGTGTGTTTATCAAAGACTCGCGATTGTTGCTATTTTGCTTGCCGGCTTAATTGGTGCTGCTGGCAGTAATATGCTTTTCACTCGTGTGATTGCTTACGCCCTTTGGGGAACAGGGGCAATTTGGGGAGCACTAATCGCCATAGAACACGTAGAAATGCAAACGAACACGAACTCGCTATTTTTTAGCTGTGAGCTTGTGCCAAACTTCCCTACTTGGGCTCCATTACATGAATGGTTACCCTTCTTATTTGAAGCGACCGGAGATTGTGGTGAAATTAGTTGGCAGTTTCTTGGCTATAGCATGCCGCAATGGATGATTGTTGTCTATGCTTTATATAGCCTAGTATTTATCACTGTTTTTCTGAACCGACTGATAGTCGCTAAAAAACCTTAA
- a CDS encoding SpoVR family protein: protein MMVIAKTEQQQAQNSQDASSKKKSKLQSQKDNAPNKSKTALDDSSDWTFELLEQYQTEIARVAKHYKLDTYTNQIEVITAEQMMDAYASVGMPIGYSHWTFGKKFIQTEQNYKRGQMGLAYEIVINSSPCISYLMEENTMTMQALVMAHACYGHNSFFKGNYLFKSWTDASSIIDYLLFAKNYIADCEQKYGISEVEATLDACHALMNHGVDRYKRPQKISLDEELKRQKEREEYLQSQVNALWRTVPKSKKTAKEQKYKFPSEPQENILYFIEKNAPLLKPWQREVVRIVRKISQYFYPQKQTQVMNEGWACFWHYTILNHLYDEGLVTDKFMIEFLHSHTNVVAQPEYNSKYYSGINPYALGFNMFMDIRRICENPTEEDKEYFPEIADSDWLETLHFAMENFKDESFISQYLSPKLIRDFKLFHIHDDSENNYVEIGAIHNDSGYRKVRQNLANQYNLSNLEVNIQIIDANIEGDRALTLRYTPHNGIALGDSKDEVLKHLHYLWQFDVKIVQEDEQGEDEIIAQCPEKTKGDDA from the coding sequence ATGATGGTTATTGCAAAAACAGAACAACAGCAAGCGCAAAATTCACAAGACGCATCAAGCAAAAAAAAGTCTAAATTACAGAGCCAGAAAGATAATGCCCCCAATAAAAGCAAAACCGCACTTGATGATAGCTCAGACTGGACTTTTGAACTGTTAGAACAATATCAAACTGAAATTGCTCGCGTTGCTAAACATTACAAATTAGATACTTACACCAACCAAATCGAGGTAATAACCGCAGAGCAAATGATGGATGCTTATGCCAGTGTTGGAATGCCAATAGGTTACAGTCATTGGACATTTGGCAAAAAATTTATTCAAACTGAACAAAACTACAAACGTGGTCAAATGGGGCTTGCTTATGAAATTGTTATTAATTCAAGTCCTTGCATATCTTATTTAATGGAAGAGAACACCATGACAATGCAAGCCTTAGTTATGGCGCATGCTTGCTATGGTCACAACTCATTCTTTAAAGGAAATTACCTATTTAAATCTTGGACGGATGCAAGTTCAATTATCGACTACCTTTTATTCGCTAAAAACTATATTGCTGATTGCGAACAAAAATATGGTATTAGTGAAGTGGAAGCAACCTTAGATGCTTGTCATGCCTTAATGAATCACGGTGTTGATCGATATAAAAGACCACAAAAAATATCACTTGATGAAGAATTAAAAAGACAAAAAGAACGTGAAGAGTACCTGCAATCACAAGTCAATGCTCTATGGCGTACCGTGCCAAAAAGTAAAAAAACAGCAAAAGAGCAAAAGTATAAATTCCCTTCAGAGCCACAAGAAAATATTCTCTATTTTATAGAGAAAAACGCACCTCTATTAAAGCCTTGGCAAAGGGAGGTTGTTCGAATTGTTAGGAAGATATCCCAATATTTCTATCCGCAAAAGCAAACACAAGTAATGAATGAAGGCTGGGCTTGTTTTTGGCACTACACTATTTTGAATCACTTATACGATGAAGGCTTAGTAACAGACAAATTTATGATTGAGTTTTTACACAGTCATACCAATGTTGTCGCGCAACCTGAATATAATAGCAAGTATTATTCGGGTATTAACCCTTACGCGCTTGGCTTTAACATGTTTATGGATATTAGGCGTATTTGTGAAAACCCAACAGAGGAAGATAAAGAGTACTTTCCTGAAATAGCTGATAGTGATTGGCTAGAAACGCTCCACTTTGCCATGGAAAACTTTAAAGATGAGAGTTTTATTAGTCAGTATTTATCGCCAAAACTGATCCGTGACTTTAAGCTTTTTCATATCCATGATGACAGTGAAAACAACTATGTTGAAATTGGTGCCATTCACAATGATTCCGGCTATAGAAAAGTTCGCCAAAACTTAGCGAATCAATATAACTTAAGTAACTTGGAAGTGAACATTCAAATTATTGATGCCAATATTGAAGGCGACAGAGCACTTACGCTAAGGTACACGCCACATAATGGTATTGCCTTAGGTGACTCTAAAGATGAAGTATTAAAACACCTTCATTATTTGTGGCAATTTGATGTCAAAATTGTACAAGAGGACGAACAAGGTGAAGATGAAATCATTGCCCAGTGCCCAGAAAAAACAAAAGGTGATGACGCATAG
- a CDS encoding TetR/AcrR family transcriptional regulator encodes MSTKNKILDAAELLFADKGFNGTSLREITGLATVNLAAVNYHFGSKKELIKAVMSRYMDELSPRLESALALLCESDDKPTLHQVFSAFVEPLLHLNQFKDNGTSTFLQLLGRGYTDSQGFLRWFLTTQYPNVFAHFTQAVHKAYPELSAEEMFWRLHFTMGTIVFTMSSSDALIDIAQNDFDRDIDIAGVIQQVIPYVAAGVAAPIDFKA; translated from the coding sequence ATGAGTACAAAAAATAAAATATTAGATGCAGCTGAGCTACTTTTTGCTGATAAAGGCTTTAACGGCACATCACTTCGTGAAATTACAGGCTTAGCTACGGTGAACCTGGCGGCGGTGAATTACCACTTTGGCTCGAAAAAAGAGTTAATAAAGGCCGTTATGTCTCGTTATATGGATGAGTTATCACCACGCTTAGAATCAGCTTTGGCTTTACTTTGTGAATCTGATGATAAACCAACATTACACCAAGTCTTTTCTGCTTTTGTTGAGCCTTTATTGCATTTAAACCAATTTAAAGACAATGGCACTAGCACTTTTTTACAATTACTAGGGCGTGGCTATACAGACAGCCAAGGTTTTTTACGTTGGTTTTTAACGACCCAGTACCCGAATGTTTTTGCTCATTTTACTCAAGCCGTCCATAAAGCTTATCCTGAGTTATCGGCAGAAGAAATGTTTTGGCGTTTACATTTTACTATGGGAACCATTGTATTCACTATGTCATCAAGTGATGCATTAATTGATATCGCACAAAATGATTTTGATAGAGATATAGACATTGCTGGCGTTATTCAGCAAGTGATTCCTTATGTTGCCGCGGGTGTTGCCGCGCCAATTGACTTTAAAGCTTAG
- the fadR gene encoding fatty acid metabolism transcriptional regulator FadR produces the protein MVIKAQSPAGFAEQYIVESIWNGGFPPGSILPAERELSELIGVTRTTLREVLQRLARDGWLTIQHGKPTKVNNFWETSSLNILETLAQLDQEGIPDLVDNLLSARTNISAIYIRGALKNNPEKAIALLQAYVDVEDTGEAFAEFDYQLNKELVVASGNSIYLLILNGFRGLYSRIGSLYFTHPKGREISRDYYQTLIELAKANRFDESVLAVRKYGVESGKLWLDLKDDVFKELSED, from the coding sequence ATGGTCATAAAAGCTCAAAGCCCAGCTGGTTTTGCGGAACAATATATAGTTGAGTCTATCTGGAACGGTGGCTTCCCACCTGGCTCTATTTTACCAGCGGAACGAGAACTATCAGAACTGATAGGTGTTACTCGTACAACATTAAGAGAAGTTTTACAGCGTTTAGCGCGTGATGGTTGGTTAACCATACAACACGGTAAACCAACGAAAGTGAATAACTTTTGGGAAACCTCAAGTCTTAATATTTTAGAAACCTTAGCGCAACTTGACCAAGAGGGAATTCCAGATTTAGTCGATAACTTATTGTCTGCTAGAACAAATATCAGCGCTATTTATATTCGCGGTGCCTTAAAGAATAACCCTGAGAAAGCGATAGCGTTATTGCAAGCCTATGTTGATGTTGAAGATACGGGTGAAGCCTTTGCTGAATTTGATTATCAATTAAATAAAGAACTCGTTGTTGCTTCAGGTAATTCAATTTACTTGCTTATTTTGAACGGCTTTAGAGGTTTATACTCACGTATTGGTAGTTTGTACTTTACTCATCCTAAAGGGCGTGAGATTTCACGTGACTATTACCAAACTTTAATAGAACTAGCGAAAGCAAATCGTTTTGATGAGTCTGTACTCGCCGTTCGTAAATACGGTGTTGAGTCAGGGAAGCTCTGGTTAGACTTAAAAGACGATGTATTTAAAGAATTATCTGAAGACTAA
- a CDS encoding YeaH/YhbH family protein, with translation MANFIDRRLNSKNKSTVNRQRFLRRYKNQIKKSVSDAINQRGVTDIESGENIVIPKRDLSEPVFHQGSGGIRDRVHPGNDQFSPGDKIPRPPKQGGQGSGQGDASDSGEGEDDFTFSISKDEYLNLLFEDLELPNLEKNQLDKLIEYKTVRSGYCAEGVPANIDIVKSLQGSIARRIAMTSSKRKQLKELEQKLSALTDDKHDHIQEERELSNDIQALKEKIAKVPFIDTFDLRFRNYAKQAVPTSKAVMFCLMDVSGSMDQATKEMAKRFYILLYLFLSRTYKNIDVVYIRHHTQAKEVDEHEFFYSQETGGTIASSALDLMNQIINERYNDNQWNIYGAQASDGDNWADDSPRCKSLLETQILPKTRYFSYIEITQRAHQTLWQHYQQVAHSNPNFAMQHIKSVADIYPVFRELFKKNTQNAA, from the coding sequence ATGGCTAACTTTATAGACAGACGACTTAACAGTAAAAATAAAAGCACTGTTAATCGTCAGCGCTTCTTAAGGCGCTATAAAAACCAGATAAAAAAATCTGTTTCCGACGCGATAAATCAACGCGGGGTGACAGATATTGAGTCTGGCGAGAATATTGTTATTCCAAAACGAGATTTATCTGAGCCCGTTTTTCACCAAGGTAGTGGCGGAATTAGAGACAGAGTTCACCCAGGAAATGATCAATTCAGTCCAGGAGATAAAATACCACGCCCTCCTAAGCAAGGTGGACAAGGCAGTGGCCAAGGTGATGCAAGCGACTCAGGTGAAGGAGAAGATGACTTTACCTTTTCGATTTCAAAAGATGAATATTTAAATTTACTATTTGAAGACTTAGAGCTACCTAACCTTGAAAAAAATCAACTCGATAAATTAATTGAGTACAAAACTGTTCGCTCGGGTTATTGCGCTGAAGGTGTACCTGCTAATATTGATATTGTTAAATCTTTACAAGGCTCGATTGCGCGCAGAATTGCCATGACCTCAAGTAAACGTAAGCAACTTAAAGAATTAGAGCAAAAATTATCCGCACTTACAGATGATAAGCACGACCACATTCAAGAAGAGCGTGAACTTAGCAATGATATTCAAGCGTTAAAAGAAAAAATTGCCAAAGTTCCCTTTATTGACACCTTTGATTTACGCTTTAGAAATTACGCCAAACAAGCTGTACCAACATCAAAAGCGGTAATGTTTTGCTTGATGGATGTTTCAGGCTCTATGGATCAAGCCACCAAAGAAATGGCGAAACGTTTTTATATTTTGCTATACCTATTTTTAAGCCGTACTTATAAAAACATCGATGTGGTATATATCAGACATCACACCCAAGCAAAAGAAGTCGATGAACATGAGTTTTTCTACTCTCAAGAAACGGGTGGCACTATCGCTTCAAGTGCGCTGGATTTAATGAACCAAATCATCAATGAACGTTATAATGATAACCAATGGAACATTTATGGCGCACAAGCCTCTGATGGCGATAACTGGGCAGATGACTCCCCACGCTGTAAATCATTATTAGAAACACAAATTTTACCTAAAACTCGCTACTTTAGTTATATCGAAATAACCCAAAGAGCACACCAAACCTTATGGCAACACTATCAACAAGTTGCTCATAGTAACCCTAACTTTGCTATGCAGCACATCAAGTCTGTTGCTGATATTTATCCGGTATTTAGAGAGCTGTTTAAGAAAAATACTCAAAACGCAGCTTAA
- the ybeD gene encoding DUF493 family protein YbeD, protein MKTKFDELLDFPTVLNFKVMGVACDELPDLIIAELQKHTPGDYSPTIKPSSKGNYHSVSIAVRVTSKEHIETIYKTLTAIEQVRYVL, encoded by the coding sequence ATGAAAACCAAGTTTGACGAGCTATTAGATTTTCCTACAGTATTGAACTTTAAAGTTATGGGTGTTGCCTGTGATGAATTACCTGATTTAATCATTGCTGAGTTGCAAAAGCACACGCCAGGTGATTACTCGCCAACAATCAAACCAAGCTCAAAAGGTAACTATCATTCAGTATCAATTGCGGTTCGAGTGACTTCAAAAGAACATATAGAAACCATCTATAAAACCCTTACTGCAATCGAGCAAGTACGTTACGTTTTATAA
- the lipA gene encoding lipoyl synthase, protein MSNNNTAEKSSAKRVAGQKLRDADKLAHIPIKVVSSTRESMLRKPDWLRIKLPRSSDRIDKIKSSLRKHELHSVCEEASCPNLSECFNHGTATFMILGDICTRRCPFCDVGHGRPLAPNPEEPKKLALSLKDMALKYVVITSVDRDDLRDGGAQQFADCVKEINEQAPNTKIEILVPDFRGRMDRALEILNKNPPHVFNHNMETAPRLYTKARPGANYQWSLDLLKKFGEANPTVPTKSGLMVGLGETNEEILQVMQDLRDHGVTMLTIGQYLQPSKDHLPVERYVHPDEFDMFQKEAMKMGFEHAACGPLVRSSYHADKQAMGEEVK, encoded by the coding sequence ATGAGTAATAACAACACTGCCGAAAAAAGCTCAGCTAAAAGAGTTGCCGGACAAAAGTTACGTGATGCTGACAAGTTAGCACACATTCCAATTAAGGTAGTTAGCTCTACCCGAGAGAGCATGTTACGCAAACCAGATTGGTTACGCATCAAATTACCTCGCTCTAGTGACCGTATTGATAAAATCAAATCATCATTACGAAAGCATGAGTTACACTCAGTATGTGAAGAAGCATCTTGCCCTAACCTATCAGAATGTTTTAACCACGGTACAGCTACCTTTATGATTTTGGGTGACATTTGTACTCGCCGTTGTCCGTTTTGTGATGTTGGTCATGGTCGTCCATTAGCGCCAAACCCTGAAGAGCCAAAAAAGCTGGCACTCAGTCTAAAAGATATGGCATTAAAATACGTGGTAATCACTTCTGTAGATCGTGATGATTTACGTGATGGCGGTGCTCAACAATTTGCTGACTGTGTTAAAGAAATCAACGAACAAGCACCAAATACTAAGATTGAAATTTTAGTGCCTGATTTTCGTGGTCGTATGGATAGAGCCTTAGAAATTTTAAATAAGAATCCACCACACGTTTTTAACCATAATATGGAAACTGCGCCACGGCTGTACACTAAGGCACGCCCTGGCGCTAACTATCAATGGTCACTTGATTTATTGAAAAAGTTTGGTGAAGCAAACCCGACTGTTCCGACCAAATCAGGACTTATGGTTGGCCTAGGAGAAACAAACGAAGAAATCTTACAAGTCATGCAAGATTTACGCGATCACGGCGTGACTATGTTAACCATTGGTCAATACTTACAACCAAGTAAAGATCATTTACCTGTTGAGCGTTACGTGCACCCAGATGAGTTTGATATGTTCCAAAAAGAAGCGATGAAAATGGGCTTTGAACACGCAGCTTGTGGTCCATTAGTGCGCTCTTCTTACCATGCTGACAAACAAGCTATGGGTGAAGAAGTAAAGTAA
- the nhaD gene encoding sodium:proton antiporter NhaD: protein MKPLSYLILAMIALLSPSLAFASDASHQALNLTNHWIGYTAIAIFVFAYTLVILEEQLHLRKSKPVLLAAGLIWILIAAIYGSQGMPHAAEVAIRHNFLEYAELFFFLLVAMTYINALLERNVFDALRDVLVLKGYSYKALFWITGILAFFISPIADNLTTALIMCAVVLAVGKDEPKFVAMSCVNIVVGANAGGAFSPFGDITTLMVWQKGIVQFTEFFALFIPSVVNFVIPAFIMQFFLPAGKPKTESGEITPIKHGGLTIVGLFILTIITAVSFHNFLHLPPVFGMMLGLAYLKLFGYYIRKSGQGKLNTSDVPAGRQTEDGFDVFDKIAKAEWDTLFFFYGVILAVGGLGFIGYLGLVSEFMYGELGATNANILVGILSAIVDNIPVMFAVLTMQPEMSHTQWLLVTLTAGVGGSLLSIGSAAGVALMGQARGYYTFFAHLKWTPVIALGYFASIYVHLLMN, encoded by the coding sequence ATGAAACCACTTTCATACCTAATCTTGGCAATGATAGCCCTGCTTAGTCCAAGCTTGGCTTTTGCTTCTGATGCTTCGCACCAAGCACTTAACCTTACAAATCACTGGATTGGTTATACCGCAATTGCAATTTTTGTCTTTGCTTATACCTTAGTGATTTTAGAAGAGCAATTACACCTTCGTAAATCTAAGCCGGTATTATTAGCTGCTGGCTTAATTTGGATATTGATTGCCGCCATATATGGCTCTCAAGGTATGCCTCATGCAGCTGAAGTTGCTATCAGACATAATTTCTTAGAATATGCCGAGCTATTCTTCTTCTTACTTGTCGCAATGACCTATATCAACGCCCTTTTAGAGCGAAATGTATTTGACGCCTTGCGTGATGTGTTAGTTTTAAAGGGTTATAGCTACAAAGCCCTATTTTGGATAACAGGTATTCTAGCCTTCTTTATTTCGCCAATTGCCGATAACTTAACAACGGCATTAATTATGTGTGCCGTGGTACTAGCCGTAGGTAAAGATGAGCCTAAGTTCGTCGCTATGTCATGTGTCAATATTGTAGTTGGTGCTAACGCTGGTGGTGCATTTAGCCCATTTGGTGATATTACAACCCTTATGGTATGGCAAAAAGGTATTGTTCAATTTACTGAATTCTTCGCATTATTTATTCCTTCAGTGGTTAACTTTGTTATTCCAGCCTTTATTATGCAGTTCTTCTTACCAGCTGGTAAACCTAAAACTGAGTCAGGCGAGATTACCCCAATTAAACACGGTGGTTTAACCATCGTTGGTTTATTTATTTTAACCATCATTACTGCGGTTTCTTTCCATAACTTCCTACACTTACCGCCAGTATTCGGTATGATGTTAGGTCTTGCTTACTTAAAACTATTTGGCTACTACATTCGTAAATCAGGCCAAGGCAAGTTAAATACTTCTGATGTGCCAGCGGGTAGACAAACTGAAGATGGTTTTGATGTATTTGATAAAATTGCAAAAGCCGAGTGGGATACCCTATTCTTCTTCTACGGGGTAATCTTAGCTGTTGGCGGTTTAGGCTTTATCGGCTACTTAGGTTTAGTGTCTGAATTTATGTACGGTGAATTAGGCGCAACCAACGCCAACATTTTAGTAGGTATCTTATCAGCTATCGTAGATAACATTCCGGTAATGTTTGCCGTATTAACCATGCAACCAGAAATGTCTCACACGCAATGGTTATTGGTAACCTTAACTGCTGGTGTCGGCGGTAGCTTATTGTCTATCGGCTCAGCTGCGGGTGTCGCGCTTATGGGTCAAGCACGTGGCTATTACACCTTTTTCGCACACTTAAAATGGACACCAGTGATCGCTTTAGGCTACTTCGCTAGTATTTATGTGCATTTATTGATGAATTAA